The Alphaproteobacteria bacterium genomic interval GCCTGACGGCGGCCGGGCTGGCCGGCGGCGACGGCGGCCACATGTTGGCCGTGGCCGAGCCGCTGCTGCTGGTGCCCAGCAGCGTCACGGCGCGCGTCCAGGAGGCCCACATCACCATCGGCCACGCGCTGTGCCAAGCCATCGAGGCCGAGGGAGAGGAAAGCTGAGCTCCTCGCTGCGCGTCCTGCTGACCGGCGGCGCCGGCTATATCGGCAGCCACATCGGCCTGCATCTGGCTGCCGCCGGCCATGATGTGGTGAGTTTCGACGACCTCTCCAGCGGCAACGCCTGGGCCGTCAAGGCCGGCGAGTTGGTCCAGGGCGACGTCACCGATTCGGCGGCGCTGGAGCAATTGTTCGCCGCGCGGAGCTTCGACGCGGTCATCCACCTGGCGGCGCTCTCGAGCGTCGAGGCCTCGGCAGCGCGGCCCGAGGACTATTACCGGGTCAACGTTCTGGGCACCCTGGCGTTCTTGCAGCGCTGCCGCCAAGCCGGGGTGCGGGCGCTGGTGTTCTCCTCCTCGGCCGCGGTCTACGGCACCCCCCAGAGGCTGCCGGTGGAGGAAAGCGCCGCCCTGGCTCCGATCAGCCCTTATGGTGCTTCCAAGGCCATGGCCGAGCGCATCATATCCGACGTGGGCGCCGCTGCCGGCCTGGCCACGCTCTCGTTGCGCTATTTCAACGTGGCCGGGGCCGATCCCCTGGGCCGCCTCGGCGAGGCCACGCCCGAGCCCTGGCACCTGATCACCGTGGCCTGCGAGGCGGCGCTGGGCAAGCGCCCCGGCCTGACCATCTTCGGCGACGATTACGACACCCCCGACGGCACCTGTATCCGCGACTACGTGCACGTCGACGACGTGGCGGCGGCCCATCTGGCGGCCCTCGATTATCTGCTGGCCGGCGGCGCTTCCCAGGTGCTCAACTGCGGCTATGGCGAGGGGGCCAGCGTGCGCCAGGTGGTCAACGCCGTGAAGCGCCTGGCCGCCAGCAACTTCCCGGTGAACACGGCGGCGCGGCGGCCGGGCGACCCGCCGGTGCTGGTGGCCAAGGCCGAACGCATCGGCCGGCTGCTCGATTGGCAGCCGCGCTTCGCTGACCTCGATGCCATCGTCGGCTCGGCCCTGGACTGGCAACGGCGCCGGGAAAACCATCCACCCGGCCCGCCCCCCGGTCCTCCGGTTGCCGACTGAGAGGATCTGCTATATAGCCCATGTCCAGCGGAACGGAAGTCTGGAACCTCTTGTCATGGTGATTTGGTTGGTG includes:
- the galE gene encoding UDP-glucose 4-epimerase GalE; the encoded protein is MRVLLTGGAGYIGSHIGLHLAAAGHDVVSFDDLSSGNAWAVKAGELVQGDVTDSAALEQLFAARSFDAVIHLAALSSVEASAARPEDYYRVNVLGTLAFLQRCRQAGVRALVFSSSAAVYGTPQRLPVEESAALAPISPYGASKAMAERIISDVGAAAGLATLSLRYFNVAGADPLGRLGEATPEPWHLITVACEAALGKRPGLTIFGDDYDTPDGTCIRDYVHVDDVAAAHLAALDYLLAGGASQVLNCGYGEGASVRQVVNAVKRLAASNFPVNTAARRPGDPPVLVAKAERIGRLLDWQPRFADLDAIVGSALDWQRRRENHPPGPPPGPPVAD